The following are encoded in a window of Hippoglossus stenolepis isolate QCI-W04-F060 chromosome 10, HSTE1.2, whole genome shotgun sequence genomic DNA:
- the ccr6b gene encoding C-C chemokine receptor type 6, whose translation MASTTSDYDYFTHVDGDLCIFEPSPTEVITQTYVHSIICAFGLIGNVLVIVTYMFYKRAKTMTDVYLYNVAVADLIFVVALPFISYNEQHSWLMGSVACKILRSAYSINLYSGMLLLACISGDRYIAIVQARRSFGTRSHTLIYGRLICSAVWVSAVALTLPTLLYTQRSEEPNMGSEGVTVTCQLSFSRNETAKLMKVVVPSLQMAVGFLLPLVVMVFCYSSIMCTLLRAQNSQKHKAVRVVLAVVVVFIVCHLPYNVTLLTHTLSLFKVRSCVVEKINLSVLDVSRVVAYLHCCLNPILYAFIGVKFRSHFRQIVVDLWCFSKKYIYSARSSPGTSDICTSGLKSSEASNNMSSFSA comes from the coding sequence ATGGCGTCGACGACTTCAGACTATGACTACTTTACGCATGTAGATGGCGACCTCTGCATCTTTGAACCGAGCCCCACGGAGGTCATCACCCAAACATACGTCCACTCCATCATCTGTGCCTTCGGACTGATTGGAAACGTCCTGGTGATCGTCACCTACATGTTCTACAAGAGAGCCAAGACCATGACGGACGTCTACCTCTACAACGTGGCCGTGGCGGACCTGATCTTTGTGGTGGCCCTGCCATTTATCAGCTACAACGAGCAGCACAGCTGGCTAATGGGCTCTGTGGCCTGCAAGATACTGAGGTCGGCCTACAGCATCAACCTCTACAGTGGCATGCTCCTGCTCGCCTGCATCAGTGGCGATCGTTACATTGCAATAGTTCAGGCCAGAAGATCCTTTGGCACCCGCTCACACACTCTGATCTACGGCCGCCtcatctgctctgctgtttggGTGTCTGCTGTGGCCCTGACGCTGCCCACACTCCTCTACACCCAGCGCAGTGAAGAGCCGAACATGGGGTCTGAGGGCGTCACCGTGACGTGTCAGCTGTCTTTCAGCAGGAATGAGACAGCGAAGCTGATGAAGGTGGTGGTTCCCAGCCTCCAAATGGCCGTCGGCTTCCTGCTGCCTCTGGTGGTGATGGTGTTCTGCTACTCCAGCATCATGTGCACCTTGCTGAGGGCACAGAACAGCCAGAAGCACAAGGCTGTGCGTGTGGTTTTGGCAGTCGTGGTGGTTTTCATCGTGTGCCACCTTCCCTACAACGTGACcctgctcacacacaccctgtctCTGTTTAAGGTGAGAAGTTGTGTGGTGGAAAAGATTAATCTCAGCGTTCTGGACGTCTCCAGGGTCGTAGCCTACCTCCACTGCTGTCTGAATCCCATCCTCTACGCCTTCATCGGGGTGAAGTTCAGGAGCCACTTCAGGCAAATAGTGGTGGATCTCTGGTGCTTCAGCAAAAAGTACATCTACTCTGCTCGCTCGTCACCCGGAACCTCTGATATTTGCACCTCGGGTCTCAAGTCTTCCGAGGCCTCTAACAACATGTCATCGTTCAGTGCATGA